A genomic region of Trifolium pratense cultivar HEN17-A07 linkage group LG3, ARS_RC_1.1, whole genome shotgun sequence contains the following coding sequences:
- the LOC123915624 gene encoding uncharacterized protein LOC123915624 codes for MTMAFFSVPTPQHYHHKVQLYKPKNSWPATTTYPSFCKILVPPSSTPTSLISSSPDEEELDAPIQSELSSKQSGCKACGSQEIEKGCNGEGRMQGGIATVPGFGWWPIKAYRPCPGFVASGGRYRRQGQSMDEVVSGSGKTKAPSPSTATDSKPSSIKEGSKKSKKR; via the exons atgaCTATGGCTTTCTTCTCAGTTCCAACACCTCAACATTATCATCATAAGGTTCAACTGTATAAGCCAAAAAATTCATGGCCAGCTACTACTACTTACCCTTCTTTTTGTAAGATACTTGTTCCTCCTTCTTCTACTCCAACTTCCCTCATTTCTTCTTCACCAGATGAAGAAGAACTTGATGCTCCTATTCAATCAGAATTATCCTCCAAACAGAG TGGTTGTAAAGCATGTGGAAGTCAAGAAATAGAGAAAGGATGCAATGGTGAAGGAAGAATGCAAGGTGGTATTGCAACGGTGCCCGGCTTTGGATGGTGGCCTATAAAGGCTTACAGGCCATGTCCTGGATTTGTGGCTTCCGGTGGTAGGTACAGACGACAAGGACAAAGCATGGACGAGGTTGTTTCCGGTAGTGGTAAAACCAAAGCACCCTCTCCATCAACTGCAACTGATTCCAAGCCAAG TAGCAT
- the LOC123915623 gene encoding F-box protein SKIP8, which yields MDIFSSFSQPFLLAVTVTSLCFFIALFSFRRFTPSRKQHCNCASSNSDAVAVPYLNGGVSEMMEISQTPAPVVLADRRTGSSMMEELVPEITTHALSYLDYPSLCRLSMTNSLMRKAANDDNAWKALYHKDFTLEQVSVTPSNGWKAYYAATRAIVIVNTEFFNIVRDKSIQAMRRFWLNADYVKCIHATGELFSGYNSVMQSWQLIFNWEQGLNFQVRDVRARVLTDMAWVTMRTSVDIDAGPFNVTNVFEFHSGQWYMVHHHISVMTGDLE from the exons ATGGATATTTTCTCTTCCTTTTCCCAACCTTTCCTCCTCGCCGTTACTGTAACTTCCCTCTGTTTCTTCATCGCTCTCTTCTCGTTCAGAAGATTCACACCGTCACGCAAACAACACTGCAACTGCGCCTCTTCCAATTCCGACGCTGTTGCTGTGCCCTACTTGAACGGCGGTGTTTCTGAAATGATGGAGATCAGTCAGACTCCGGCGCCGGTTGTGTTGGCTGATCGTCGTACTGGTTCTTCCATGATGGAGGAACTTGTTCCGGAGATTACAACGCACGCGCTTAGTTACTTGGATTATCCTAGTTTGTGTCGTCTTTCAATGACCAATTCTTTGATGCGAAAAGCTGCCAACGATGATAATGCCTGGAAAGCACTCTATCACAAG GACTTCACTTTGGAACAAGTCAGCGTTACACCAAGCAATGGGTGGAAGGCTTACTATGCAGCCACAAGAGCGATTGTGATTGTTAATACAGAATTCTTCAATATTGTTAGAGATAAGTCCATTCAGGCAATGAGACGTTTTTGGCTAAATGCAGATTATGTGAAGTGCATCCATGCCACAGGAGAACTTTTTTCGGG GTATAATTCAGTAATGCAGAGCTGGCAACTCATATTCAACTGGGAGCAAGGATTGAACTTTCAGGTTCGGGATGTACGTGCTCGGGTCTTGACAGACATGGCTTGGGTTACCATGAGAACATCTGTTGACATTGATGCAGGGCCGTTCAATGTGACCAATGTCTTTGAGTTCCATAGTGGACAGTGGTATATGGTTCATCATCACATTTCTGTGATGACTGGGGATTTGGAGTAA
- the LOC123915625 gene encoding probable inactive ATP-dependent zinc metalloprotease FTSHI 1, chloroplastic, with product MNILCYPNNNSYHIHTHHRHKTLHSNHNRTKQLLLRKPFTVFCKSSSDDFVKRVLEENPSQVPTKYLIGNKLYTSREKENLGKKSNEGIFDLLKRLSLKNSQRKSESDDEVSGERDSVYLNDLVKDYKGKLYVPEQIFATPLSEEEEFNENLKKLPKMSIEDFTKALSKDKIKLVTSKETLKEDYGIGYKDYIVDLKEIPGDKRLQVTKWVLRVDSIEAQAILDEYSGPRYEIESRRITSWVGIMSEYPHPVASSISSRVVAELGAVTVVVGLAAILVGGFLSAAVFVVTSFIFVATVYVAWPIAQPILKFFLRVAGSMLERVWDKIVDFFLDGGFLSKIYELCTVAGLASSAQTLAVTLPIVVGMVLLVRFTLSRKPKNFRKWDLWQGMNFSLSKAEARVDGSTGIRFSDVAGIDDAVDELQELVRYLKNPELFDKMGIKPPHGVLLEGPPGCGKTLVAKAIAGEAGVPFYQMAGSEFVEFLVGVGSARIRDLFKRAKVNKPSVVFIDEIDALATRRQGTFNESTDNLYNAATQERETTLNQLLIELDGFDTGKGIIFLAATNRRDLLDPALLRPGRLDRKIKILPPNAKGRLDILKIHANKVKISDSVDLSSYAQNLPGWSGARLAQLVQEAALVAVRKRHNSILQSDMDEAVDRLTVGPKRMGVDLGYQGQCRRATTEVGVAITSHLLRRYENAKVEYCERISIVPRGQTFSQLVFRRLDDESYMFERRPQLLHRLQVMLGGRAAEEVIYGRDTSKASVEYLAHASWLARKILTIWNLEDPMVIHGEAPPWRKSFKFVGPRLDFEGALYDHYDLIEPPLNFNLEAQVAQRTEELIRDMYRKTVSRLREHHAALLETIKVLLNQREVSGEEIDFILNKYPPQTPLHLLEKEIPGNLPLMKEQRHDLEYTIQTQTKEETA from the exons ATGAACATTCTCTGCTATCCCAACAACAATTCATATCACATTCACACTCACCACCGCCATAAAACCCTTCATTCCAATCACAACAGAACAAAACAGCTTCTTCTTCGGAAACCATTCACAGTCTTCTGCAAATCCAGTTCCGATGATTTCGTGAAACGTGTCTTGGAGGAAAATCCTAGCCAAGTTCCAACCAAGTATCTAATCGGTAACAAGTTATATACTTCACGAGAAAAAGAGAATTTGGGTAAAAAATCAAATGAGGGTATTTTTGACTTGTTGAAGAGATTGAGCTTGAAGAATTCTCAGAGGAAGAGTGAGAGTGATGATGAGGTTTCAGGAGAGAGAGATTCTGTGTATTTGAATGATTTGGTTAAAGATTATAAAGGGAAACTTTATGTTCCGGAGCAAATTTTCGCTACACCGTTGTCTGAAGAGGAAGAGTTTAATGAGAATTTGAAGAAGTTGCCAAAAATGAGTATTGAGGATTTCACTAAAGCGTTGAGTAAAGATAAAATCAAGTTGGTTACTTCAAAGGAAACTTTAAAGGAAGATTATGGAATTGGTTATAAGGATTACATTGTGGATTTGAAGGAAATTCCTGGTGATAAGAGATTGCAAGTTACCAAAtg GGTTCTCAGGGTGGATAGCATTGAAGCTCAAGCAATTTTGGACGAATATTCCGGACCACGATATGAGATAGAGAGTCGGCGTATTACG TCTTGGGTGGGAATAATGTCAGAGTACCCTCATCCAGTTGCATCTTCCATATCTAGCAGAGTGGTGGCTGAGCTTGGAGCAGTGACAGTAGTAGTGGGTTTAGCAGCAATTCTAGTTGGTGGCTTCCTTTCAGCAGCAGTATTTGTTGTTACCAGTTTTATATTTGTTGCAACTGTCTATGTTGCGTGGCCTATAGCCCAACCAATTCTCAAGTTTTTTCTTAGAGTTGCTGGTTCAATGCTGGAGAGGGTTTGGGATAAAATTGTTGACTTTTTCTTGGACGGTGGCTTTTTGTCTAAGATTTATGAGCTTTGCACTGTTGCCGGTTTAGCTTCCAGTGCTCAGACGCTGGCTGTAACCCTGCCTATAGTTGTGGGTATGGTCCTTCTTGTTCGCTTCACTCTTTCAAGAAAACCCAAAAATTTCAGGAAGTGG GATCTATGGCAGGGAATGAACTTCTCGTTATCAAAAGCTGAAGCTCGTGTTGAT GGTTCAACTGGAATAAGGTTTTCTGACGTGGCTGGAATTGATGATGCTGTAGATGAACTTCAAGAG TTGGTGAGGTACCTAAAAAATCCCGAGCTATTTGATAAGATGGGGATCAAACCTCCGCACGGTGTTCTTCTGGAGGGCCCACCTGGATGTGGCAAG ACCTTGGTAGCCAAGGCTATAGCTGGTGAAGCTGGTGTTCCATTTTACCAAATGGCTGGATCAGAATTTGTGGAATTTTTAGTTGGTGTTGGTTCTGCACGTATTAGGGATTTGTTTAAAAGAGCCAAG GTAAACAAACCATCAGTTGTATTTATCGATGAAATTGATGCATTGGCTACTAG GCGACAAGGTACTTTCAACGAGTCGACAGATAACCTGTATAATGCAGCCACCCAGGAAAGAGAAACTACATTGAACCAATTGTTGATAGAGCTTGATGGTTTTGATACTGGAAAGGGGATCATATTTCTAGCTGCCACAAATCGTAGGGATTTGTTAGATCCTGCACTTCTTCGTCCGGGTCGCCTTGATAGAAAG ATCAAAATTCTCCCTCCAAATGCAAAAGGAagacttgatattttgaaaattcatgCTAACAAAGTAAAAATATCAGATTCTGTTGATTTGTCCAGCTATGCTCAGAACCTACCTG GATGGTCTGGAGCAAGATTGGCACAATTGGTCCAAGAGGCTGCTCTTGTAGCTGTCAGGAAGCGACATAACTCAATTCTTCAGTCAGATATGGATGAAGCAGTGGACAGACTTACTGTGGGACCTAAACGTATGGGAGTAGACTTAGGTTATCAAGGACAATGTCGTAGAGCAACTACCGAAGTGGGAGTTGCAATAACTTCTCATCTGCTCCGGCGATACGAGAATGCAAAAGTTGAATACTGCGAACGAATCTCAATAGTGCCTCGTGGTCAG ACATTCTCTCAATTGGTATTCCGTCGGCTTGATGATGAATCATATATGTTTGAACGCCGACCTCAATTGTTGCATCGTCTTCAG GTTATGCTTGGAGGTAGAGCTGCTGAGGAGGTCATCTATGGACGTGACACATCAAAAGCCTCAGTTGAATACCTTGCACATGCTTCCTGGCTTGCTCGCAAAATACTAACCAT TTGGAATTTGGAGGATCCAATGGTCATACATGGAGAAGCACCACCTTGGAGGAAGTCATTTAAATTTGTTGGACCAAGGCTGGATTTTGAAGGGGCTCTTTATGATCATTACGACCTGATTGAGCCTCCCCTAAATTTTAATCTGGAAGCTCAAGTTGCACAAAGAACTGAAGAATTGATACGTGACATGTACAGAAAAACAGTGTCTCGCCTGAGGGAGCACCATGCAGCTTTGCTTGAAACTATCAAG GTTCTTCTCAATCAGAGGGAAGTGAGTGGCGAGGAAATAGACTTCATTTTGAACAAATACCCTCCGCAAACACCTTTACATCTTTTGGAGAAGGAAATTCCTGGCAACCTTCCATTAATGAAAGAACAAAGGCACGATTTGGAGTATACCATACAAACTCAAACGAAAGAAGAAACCGCGTGA